A genomic segment from Pseudomonas sp. S09G 359 encodes:
- a CDS encoding ABC transporter substrate-binding protein: MTPLRSLFAALLLPLCASAAHAQDWKEIRFGVFPEYPPFESVAADGSLQGFDIELGNAICAKLDVKCTWVHNEFDGMIPALRARKFDAIMSSMAVTPAREKVIDFTDRLFLSPTSVITRKSAEFGDTPESLKGKQVGVLQGSLQEAYARAHLAKLGAQIKAYQSQEQNYADLQNGRLDATLTDKLEAQLNFLSKPEGADFKTGPAFKDPTLPLDIAMGLRKNDQELRALINKGIAAVQADGTYARIQQKYFGDQDIYNE, from the coding sequence ATGACTCCATTGCGATCACTCTTCGCTGCATTGCTGTTGCCACTGTGCGCCAGCGCCGCTCACGCCCAGGATTGGAAAGAGATCCGCTTCGGCGTATTTCCCGAGTACCCGCCCTTTGAATCCGTGGCCGCCGACGGCAGCCTGCAAGGCTTCGATATCGAACTGGGCAACGCGATCTGCGCCAAGCTCGACGTCAAATGCACCTGGGTGCATAACGAATTCGACGGCATGATCCCGGCCCTGCGTGCGCGCAAGTTCGACGCCATCATGTCGTCCATGGCCGTGACCCCGGCCCGCGAAAAAGTCATCGACTTCACCGACCGCCTGTTCCTCAGCCCTACCTCGGTGATCACCCGCAAGAGCGCCGAATTCGGCGACACCCCCGAATCGCTCAAAGGCAAGCAGGTCGGTGTGCTGCAAGGCTCGTTGCAGGAAGCCTATGCCCGCGCGCACCTGGCCAAGCTCGGCGCCCAGATCAAGGCGTACCAGTCCCAGGAGCAGAACTACGCCGACCTGCAAAACGGTCGCCTCGACGCCACCCTGACCGACAAGCTCGAAGCCCAGCTCAACTTCCTGTCCAAGCCGGAAGGCGCCGACTTCAAGACCGGCCCGGCCTTCAAGGACCCGACCCTGCCGCTCGACATCGCCATGGGCCTGCGCAAGAACGACCAGGAACTGCGCGCGCTGATCAACAAGGGCATCGCCGCCGTCCAGGCCGATGGCACCTATGCCAGGATCCAGCAGAAATACTTCGGCGACCAAGATATCTACAACGAGTAA
- a CDS encoding branched-chain amino acid aminotransferase: MGNESINWDKLGFDYIKTDKRFIQTFKDGEWQAGTLTDDNVLHISEGSTALHYGQQCFEGLKAYRCKDGSINLFRPDQNAARMQRSCARLLMPHVPTDVFIDACKQVVKANERFIPPYGSGGALYLRPFVIGTGDNIGVRTAPEFIFSVFAIPVGAYFKGGLVPHNFQISTFDRAAPQGTGAAKVGGNYAASLMPGSEAKKAGFADAIYLDPMTHSKIEEVGSANFFGITHDKKFITPKSPSVLPGITRLSLIELAQTRLGLEVVEGEVFIDKLADFKEAGACGTAAVISPIGGIQYNGKLHVFHSETEVGPITQKLYKELTGVQTGDVEAPAGWIVKV; this comes from the coding sequence ATGGGTAACGAAAGCATCAATTGGGACAAGCTGGGTTTTGACTACATCAAGACCGACAAACGGTTTATCCAGACCTTTAAAGACGGCGAGTGGCAAGCAGGCACCCTGACCGACGACAACGTGCTGCACATCAGCGAGGGCTCCACTGCCCTGCACTATGGCCAGCAGTGCTTCGAAGGCCTCAAGGCCTACCGCTGCAAGGACGGCTCGATCAACCTGTTCCGCCCGGACCAGAACGCCGCCCGCATGCAACGCAGCTGCGCGCGCCTGCTGATGCCGCATGTGCCGACCGACGTGTTCATCGATGCCTGCAAACAAGTGGTCAAGGCCAATGAGCGGTTCATCCCGCCGTACGGCAGTGGCGGCGCGCTGTACCTGCGTCCGTTCGTGATCGGCACCGGTGACAATATCGGCGTGCGTACCGCGCCGGAGTTCATCTTCTCGGTGTTCGCAATCCCGGTCGGTGCCTACTTCAAGGGCGGCCTGGTGCCGCACAACTTCCAGATCTCCACCTTCGACCGCGCCGCGCCACAAGGCACCGGTGCGGCCAAGGTTGGTGGCAACTACGCCGCCAGCCTGATGCCGGGGTCGGAAGCGAAAAAAGCTGGTTTCGCCGACGCGATCTACCTGGACCCGATGACTCACTCGAAAATCGAAGAAGTCGGCTCGGCCAACTTCTTCGGGATCACCCACGACAAAAAGTTCATCACGCCGAAGTCGCCTTCGGTGCTGCCAGGCATCACCCGCCTGTCGCTGATCGAACTGGCCCAGACCCGCCTGGGCCTGGAAGTGGTCGAGGGCGAAGTGTTCATCGACAAACTGGCCGACTTCAAGGAAGCCGGTGCCTGCGGTACAGCCGCCGTGATCTCGCCCATCGGCGGCATCCAGTACAACGGCAAGCTGCACGTGTTCCACAGCGAAACCGAAGTGGGCCCGATCACCCAGAAGCTCTACAAAGAGCTGACCGGCGTGCAGACCGGCGACGTCGAAGCGCCAGCCGGTTGGATCGTAAAAGTCTAA
- a CDS encoding ABC transporter permease, with protein MIELFQQYGLAYLFSDGVGLSGVAMTLWLFIVSVVFGFFLSIPLALARVSEHFWLRWPVEVYTYLFRGTPLYIQLLICYTGLYSLELVQDNVLLNQFFRNALNCTLLAFVLNTCAYTVEIFAGAIRNIPHGEIEAARAYGLHGWRLNLFVVVPAALRRALPAYSNEMILMLHATSLAFTATVADILKVARDANAETFLTFQAFGIAALLYMLLSFALVGLFRLAERRWMRFLVPTRG; from the coding sequence ATGATCGAACTGTTCCAGCAATACGGCCTGGCCTACCTGTTCAGCGATGGCGTGGGGCTGTCCGGCGTGGCAATGACCCTGTGGCTGTTCATTGTCTCGGTAGTGTTCGGCTTTTTTCTGTCGATCCCACTCGCGCTGGCCCGTGTATCCGAACACTTCTGGCTGCGCTGGCCGGTGGAGGTCTACACCTACCTGTTCCGCGGCACGCCGCTGTATATCCAACTGCTGATTTGCTACACCGGGCTCTACAGCCTGGAGCTGGTGCAGGACAACGTGTTGCTCAACCAGTTTTTCCGCAATGCGCTCAACTGCACCCTGCTGGCGTTTGTGCTCAACACCTGCGCGTACACCGTGGAAATCTTTGCCGGGGCGATCCGCAATATCCCCCACGGCGAAATCGAAGCAGCGCGCGCCTATGGCCTGCATGGCTGGCGGCTCAACCTGTTTGTGGTGGTACCCGCCGCGCTGCGCCGTGCGCTGCCGGCCTACAGCAATGAAATGATCCTGATGCTGCACGCCACCTCGCTGGCGTTTACCGCCACCGTCGCCGACATCCTCAAGGTGGCCCGCGACGCCAATGCCGAGACGTTCCTGACGTTCCAGGCCTTTGGCATCGCCGCCCTGCTGTACATGCTGCTGTCCTTTGCACTGGTGGGCCTGTTCCGACTGGCCGAACGTCGCTGGATGCGTTTTCTTGTTCCTACCCGAGGCTAA
- a CDS encoding TIGR03915 family putative DNA repair protein: protein MISLECDNLFNTWREQARWLLSHQVDPSQVSWGEAEVADLFATDEPIPAGLGPFQTRVPKALLALLEAAAGYHGDQRWSLLYEVLWRVSHGDRTAMLAGDKLGSELQRRIKQVRREAHHLHAFVRFIALPAEAGPELPEYVAWHEPAHDILHSASQHFIGRMGRHRWMIATPLDGVYYDGEQLIHQRECPEAWQQLAQNVEDPHSAMWLTYYSHIFNPARLNPKVMEGHLPSRFWKNLPEGKLIPGLISEARTGKQKDGQARLIGAKAGKRISSGHG, encoded by the coding sequence ATGATCAGCCTGGAATGCGACAACCTGTTCAACACCTGGCGCGAACAGGCGCGCTGGCTGCTCAGCCATCAGGTTGACCCCAGCCAGGTGAGCTGGGGCGAAGCTGAGGTGGCCGATCTGTTTGCCACCGACGAGCCGATACCTGCCGGGCTTGGCCCGTTCCAGACGCGAGTTCCCAAGGCATTGCTGGCGTTGCTGGAAGCGGCCGCCGGTTACCACGGCGACCAGCGCTGGAGCCTGTTGTATGAAGTGTTATGGCGCGTGAGCCATGGCGACCGCACTGCGATGCTGGCGGGCGACAAGCTAGGCAGCGAGTTGCAGCGGCGGATCAAGCAGGTGCGCCGCGAAGCCCATCACTTGCATGCGTTTGTGCGGTTCATTGCGTTGCCGGCCGAGGCGGGGCCGGAGCTGCCGGAGTACGTGGCCTGGCATGAGCCGGCCCACGATATTTTGCACTCCGCCAGCCAACACTTTATCGGGCGCATGGGCCGCCATCGCTGGATGATCGCCACGCCGCTGGATGGGGTTTATTACGATGGCGAACAGTTGATTCACCAGCGCGAATGCCCCGAGGCCTGGCAGCAATTGGCGCAAAATGTCGAAGACCCCCACAGCGCCATGTGGCTGACCTACTACAGCCACATCTTCAACCCGGCGCGGCTGAACCCCAAGGTGATGGAAGGGCATTTGCCGAGTCGGTTCTGGAAGAATTTGCCGGAGGGCAAGTTGATTCCGGGCTTGATCAGCGAAGCGCGGACGGGGAAGCAGAAGGATGGGCAGGCGAGGCTGATTGGGGCCAAGGCCGGTAAAAGAATCTCAAGCGGGCACGGTTAA
- the lpdA gene encoding dihydrolipoyl dehydrogenase has protein sequence MTLNTTLLIIGGGPGGYVAAIRAGQLGIPTILVEGQALGGTCLNIGCIPSKALIHVAEQFQQTIHHSQGSQLGIEVDVPTLDIRKSVEWKDGIVDRLTTGVAALLKKHKVQVIHGWAKVVDGKTVDVGDQRIQCEHLLLATGSKSVNLPMLPIGGPIISSTEALAPTRVPKRLIVVGGGYIGLELGIAYRKLGAEVSVVEAQDRILPAYDAELTAPVHESLKQLGVKLYLKHSVTGFADGSLQVRDPNGDSVSLATDQVLVAVGRKPNTQGWNLEALNLDMNGAAIRIDSRCQTSMRNVYAIGDLSGEPMLAHRAMAQGEMVAELISGKSREFNPAAIPAVCFTDPELVVVGKTPDDAKAAGLDCIVSSFPFAANGRAMTLESKTGFVRVVARRDNHLIVGWQAVGVGVSELSTAFGLSLEMGARLEDVAGTIHAHPTLGEAVQEAALRALGHALHL, from the coding sequence ATGACGTTGAATACCACTCTGCTGATTATCGGCGGCGGGCCTGGCGGCTATGTCGCGGCGATTCGCGCCGGGCAACTGGGCATCCCCACTATCCTGGTCGAAGGCCAGGCGCTGGGCGGCACCTGCCTGAATATCGGCTGTATCCCATCCAAGGCCTTGATCCATGTGGCCGAGCAATTCCAGCAAACCATCCACCACAGCCAGGGCTCGCAACTGGGCATCGAAGTGGATGTGCCGACCCTGGACATTCGCAAAAGCGTGGAATGGAAAGACGGCATCGTCGACCGGCTGACCACCGGCGTCGCTGCACTGCTGAAGAAGCATAAAGTGCAGGTGATCCACGGTTGGGCCAAGGTAGTGGACGGCAAGACCGTCGACGTCGGCGACCAGCGCATCCAATGCGAACACCTGCTGCTGGCCACCGGCTCGAAAAGCGTCAACCTGCCGATGCTGCCGATTGGCGGGCCGATTATCTCGTCCACCGAAGCGCTGGCGCCCACACGTGTGCCCAAGCGCTTGATCGTGGTGGGCGGCGGTTATATCGGTCTGGAGCTGGGGATTGCCTACCGTAAGCTCGGCGCAGAGGTCAGCGTGGTCGAGGCGCAGGATCGCATCCTGCCCGCCTACGACGCCGAGCTGACGGCGCCGGTGCATGAATCCCTCAAGCAACTGGGGGTCAAGCTGTACCTCAAGCACAGCGTCACCGGGTTTGCCGATGGCAGCCTGCAAGTACGCGACCCGAATGGCGACAGCGTGTCGCTGGCCACCGATCAGGTGTTGGTGGCCGTTGGTCGCAAACCCAATACCCAAGGCTGGAACCTGGAAGCGCTGAACCTGGACATGAACGGCGCGGCGATCAGGATCGACAGCCGTTGCCAAACCAGCATGCGCAACGTGTATGCCATTGGCGACCTGAGCGGCGAGCCGATGCTGGCGCACCGCGCCATGGCCCAAGGCGAAATGGTCGCCGAACTGATCAGCGGTAAATCCCGCGAATTCAACCCGGCAGCGATCCCGGCGGTGTGCTTTACCGACCCGGAACTGGTGGTGGTCGGCAAGACCCCGGACGACGCCAAGGCGGCGGGCCTGGACTGCATCGTCTCGAGTTTCCCGTTCGCGGCCAATGGCCGGGCCATGACCCTGGAGTCGAAAACCGGCTTCGTGCGCGTGGTGGCGCGGCGCGATAATCACCTGATCGTCGGGTGGCAGGCCGTGGGGGTTGGCGTGTCCGAACTGTCCACCGCGTTCGGCCTGAGCCTGGAAATGGGTGCGCGCCTGGAAGACGTGGCCGGCACTATCCACGCCCACCCGACCCTCGGCGAGGCGGTGCAGGAAGCTGCGTTGCGCGCATTGGGCCACGCGTTGCACCTGTAA
- a CDS encoding ornithine cyclodeaminase has protein sequence MTRYIDVNDLSYLVSQKGLQTCISEMAEYIRADYLRWQDFEKCARLANHSPDGVIELMPVSDAALYAFKYVNGHPKNTQAGMLTVMAFGALGDVDTGKPVLLAEMTLTTAIRTAATSALVARYLARENSRSMALIGNGSQSEFQALAFHAMLGIDEIRLFDIDAKATAKLAANLKAFPAIKVVLAGSVAEAVKGADIVTTVTADKAYATILTDDMIEPGMHLNAVGGDCPGKTELDRRIVERARVVVEYEPQSRIEGEIQHMPKDSPVTELWQVINGQQPGRENARQVTLFDSVGFAIEDYSALRYVLDVAKALDIGSTLELVPDLADPKDLFARLAQAPAVQQKKRA, from the coding sequence ATGACCCGTTACATCGACGTCAACGACCTCAGCTACCTGGTCTCGCAAAAAGGCCTGCAAACCTGCATCAGCGAAATGGCCGAATACATTCGTGCCGACTACCTGCGCTGGCAGGACTTCGAAAAATGCGCACGCCTGGCCAACCACTCGCCGGACGGCGTGATTGAGCTGATGCCCGTGTCCGACGCCGCGCTGTACGCGTTCAAATACGTCAACGGCCACCCGAAAAACACCCAGGCCGGCATGCTCACCGTGATGGCCTTCGGCGCCTTGGGCGATGTGGACACCGGCAAGCCGGTGCTGCTGGCGGAAATGACCCTGACCACCGCGATCCGCACCGCGGCCACCTCGGCCCTGGTTGCCCGCTACCTGGCCCGCGAAAACAGCCGCAGCATGGCGCTGATCGGCAACGGCTCGCAGAGTGAATTCCAGGCCCTGGCCTTCCACGCCATGCTCGGCATCGACGAAATCCGCCTGTTCGATATCGACGCCAAGGCCACCGCCAAGCTCGCCGCCAACCTCAAGGCCTTCCCGGCGATCAAGGTGGTCCTGGCCGGCAGCGTGGCCGAAGCGGTCAAAGGCGCGGATATCGTCACCACCGTGACCGCCGACAAGGCCTACGCCACCATCCTCACCGACGACATGATCGAACCCGGCATGCACCTCAATGCCGTCGGCGGCGACTGCCCGGGCAAGACCGAGCTGGACCGACGAATCGTCGAGCGGGCGCGAGTGGTCGTCGAGTACGAACCGCAAAGCCGCATCGAAGGTGAAATCCAGCACATGCCCAAAGACTCGCCAGTGACCGAGCTGTGGCAGGTGATCAACGGCCAGCAACCCGGCCGCGAGAACGCGCGCCAGGTCACCCTGTTCGACTCGGTGGGTTTCGCCATCGAAGACTACTCGGCCCTGCGCTATGTGCTGGACGTGGCCAAGGCTCTGGATATCGGCAGCACCCTTGAGCTGGTACCGGACCTCGCCGACCCCAAAGACCTGTTTGCACGCCTGGCCCAGGCGCCGGCCGTACAGCAGAAAAAGCGCGCTTGA
- the ctlX gene encoding citrulline utilization hydrolase CtlX, translating to MQTTNTVLMIRPARFAFNPDTAINNRFQRQPLDPLAAQQKALEEFDGYVDTLRKHGVEVLVVQDTPAPHTPDSIFPNNWWSSHADGSLVLYPMEGQNRRLERDKGVLQVLEQRFAINSTIDLSHLEQQNIFLEGTGSMVLDRQHRISYACHSGRTHHDALRQFAERLDYQLCVFHAVDRHHAPIYHSNVMMSVGRDLSVVCLQALPDTDERQALERSLRDTGKDILALDFDQLEAFAGNMLEVHDRDGQPLLVMSASAWAALQPAQRQHVERHTRPVVVNIDNIERIGGGSARCMLAEVHLPARPSFQ from the coding sequence ATGCAAACCACCAACACCGTCTTGATGATTCGCCCGGCGCGCTTTGCCTTCAACCCGGACACCGCGATCAACAACCGCTTCCAGCGCCAACCGCTCGACCCGCTCGCGGCGCAGCAGAAAGCGCTGGAAGAGTTCGATGGCTATGTCGACACCCTACGCAAGCACGGCGTCGAAGTGTTGGTGGTGCAAGACACCCCGGCGCCCCACACCCCCGACTCGATCTTCCCCAACAATTGGTGGAGCAGCCACGCCGACGGCAGCCTGGTGCTGTACCCGATGGAAGGCCAGAACCGCCGACTGGAACGAGACAAGGGCGTGCTGCAAGTACTCGAGCAACGCTTTGCGATCAACAGCACCATCGACCTCAGCCACCTGGAACAACAAAACATCTTCCTCGAAGGCACCGGCAGCATGGTGCTCGACCGCCAGCACCGCATCAGCTACGCCTGCCATTCCGGGCGCACCCACCACGACGCCCTGCGCCAGTTCGCCGAACGCCTCGACTACCAGCTCTGCGTGTTCCACGCCGTCGACCGCCACCACGCGCCGATCTACCACAGCAACGTGATGATGAGCGTCGGCCGCGACCTCTCGGTGGTGTGCCTGCAAGCCCTGCCGGATACCGATGAACGCCAGGCCCTGGAACGCTCCCTGCGTGACACCGGCAAGGACATCCTGGCCCTCGACTTCGACCAGCTCGAAGCCTTCGCCGGCAACATGCTTGAAGTCCACGACCGCGATGGCCAGCCGCTGCTGGTGATGTCCGCCAGCGCCTGGGCCGCCCTGCAACCGGCCCAGCGCCAGCACGTAGAGCGCCACACCCGGCCGGTGGTGGTGAACATCGACAACATCGAACGCATCGGCGGCGGCAGTGCCCGCTGCATGTTGGCGGAAGTGCACCTGCCTGCCCGCCCCTCATTTCAATAA
- a CDS encoding ABC transporter permease: MNELLNLQGYGPMLAQGAWMTLKLAFLALALSLSLGLIAAGAKLSSAKWLRVPGTLYTTLIRSVPDLVLILLIFYSLQLWLNDLSEVFGWDYFEIDPFTAGVITLGFIYGAYFTENFRGAILSVPVGQLEAATAYGLSRWQRFHLVLFPQLMRFALPGLGNNWLVLLKSTALVSIIGLSDLVKAAQNAGKTTNEPLYFLILAGLVYLVITTLSNRIFKRLERRYNLGIKGMAR; the protein is encoded by the coding sequence ATGAACGAACTCCTCAACCTGCAAGGCTACGGCCCGATGCTGGCCCAGGGTGCCTGGATGACACTCAAGCTGGCGTTCCTCGCGCTGGCCCTGAGCCTGTCCCTGGGCCTGATCGCCGCCGGCGCCAAGCTTTCCAGCGCCAAATGGCTACGGGTGCCGGGCACGCTGTACACCACGCTGATCCGCAGCGTGCCGGACCTGGTGCTGATCCTGCTGATTTTCTACAGCCTGCAACTGTGGCTCAACGACCTGAGCGAAGTGTTCGGCTGGGACTACTTTGAAATCGACCCGTTTACCGCCGGGGTGATCACCCTGGGGTTTATCTACGGGGCGTATTTCACCGAAAACTTCCGTGGCGCCATCCTCAGCGTGCCGGTCGGCCAGCTGGAAGCCGCGACGGCCTATGGCCTGAGCCGCTGGCAGCGATTTCACCTGGTGCTGTTCCCGCAACTGATGCGCTTCGCCCTGCCGGGCCTGGGCAATAACTGGCTGGTGCTGCTCAAGTCCACGGCGCTGGTGTCGATCATCGGTTTGTCCGACCTGGTCAAAGCCGCGCAGAACGCCGGCAAGACCACCAACGAGCCCCTGTACTTCCTGATCCTCGCGGGCCTGGTCTACCTGGTGATCACCACCCTCTCCAACCGCATCTTCAAGCGCCTCGAACGGCGCTATAACCTCGGCATCAAGGGGATGGCGCGATGA
- a CDS encoding ABC transporter ATP-binding protein, whose amino-acid sequence MNQSAQALAPYPVDIPAANTATAAIKLQVEGIHKRYGEHEVLKGVSLNARNGDVISLIGASGSGKSTMLRCINFLEQPDAGVITLDGISIEMQQGRAGTRAPHQAQLQNLRTRLAMVFQHFNLWSHMTVLENITMAPRRVLGVSAAEAEKRARLYLDKVGLPGRVADQYPAFLSGGQQQRVAIARALAMEPEIILFDEPTSALDPELVGEVLKVIQTLAEEGRTMLMVTHEMGFARQVSSQVLFLHQGRVEEQGGAEILDHPNSERLQQFLSNRLK is encoded by the coding sequence ATGAACCAGTCCGCGCAGGCCCTGGCCCCTTATCCGGTGGATATCCCCGCTGCCAACACCGCAACGGCCGCCATCAAGCTGCAAGTTGAAGGCATCCATAAACGCTACGGCGAACACGAAGTACTCAAGGGCGTGTCCCTCAATGCCCGCAACGGTGATGTGATCAGCCTGATCGGCGCCAGCGGCTCGGGCAAAAGCACCATGCTGCGTTGCATCAACTTCCTCGAACAGCCGGACGCCGGGGTGATCACCCTGGACGGTATCAGCATCGAGATGCAGCAAGGCCGCGCCGGCACGCGCGCGCCGCACCAGGCGCAACTGCAAAACCTGCGCACACGCCTGGCCATGGTGTTCCAACACTTCAACCTGTGGAGCCACATGACCGTGCTGGAAAACATCACCATGGCCCCGCGCCGGGTGCTGGGGGTGAGCGCCGCCGAGGCAGAAAAGCGTGCACGCCTGTACCTGGATAAAGTCGGCCTGCCAGGCCGAGTGGCCGATCAATACCCGGCGTTCCTGTCCGGCGGCCAACAGCAGCGCGTGGCCATTGCGCGAGCGTTGGCGATGGAGCCGGAAATCATTTTGTTCGATGAACCGACGTCGGCGCTGGACCCGGAGCTTGTAGGAGAAGTGCTTAAAGTCATACAGACGTTGGCCGAAGAAGGTCGTACCATGTTGATGGTCACCCACGAAATGGGCTTTGCCCGCCAGGTGTCCAGCCAAGTGCTGTTCTTGCATCAGGGCCGGGTCGAGGAACAAGGCGGCGCCGAGATTCTTGACCACCCCAACAGCGAGCGCTTGCAGCAATTTCTTTCCAACCGTTTGAAGTGA
- a CDS encoding GNAT family acetyltransferase → MSTVVRLAQTADAEGISQVILAALHSSNARDYPAEVIARVAGNFTPEAVLELLTRRVVLVAIQGEEIVATAALDANVVRSVFVNPTLQGLGIGRLLMIEIELRAREAGVTVLSVPSSLTAEPFYTKLGFHTVRDVYHGSERTLVMEKILSSRHPIGPYRDRQHRAQVVALWQQAFGYDTAHNLPSLAIDKKLAVNDGLFFVATDKKTVIGTILAGYDGHRGWLYSVAVHTDYRRHGLGSSLVRYAEQALTALGCMKINLQITSGNDAVAGFYEALGYGAEPRISMGKKIVVNIPKDA, encoded by the coding sequence ATGTCTACCGTCGTTCGTCTCGCCCAAACCGCCGATGCCGAGGGCATCAGCCAGGTCATCCTGGCGGCCTTGCACAGCAGCAATGCACGGGATTATCCGGCGGAGGTGATTGCGCGGGTGGCGGGCAACTTTACCCCCGAGGCGGTGCTGGAGTTGCTCACGCGTCGCGTGGTGCTGGTGGCTATTCAAGGCGAGGAGATCGTTGCCACCGCTGCCCTCGACGCTAATGTGGTGCGCTCGGTGTTCGTCAATCCGACGCTGCAAGGGCTGGGGATTGGTCGGCTATTGATGATTGAAATCGAGTTGCGCGCCCGTGAAGCCGGGGTAACGGTGCTGAGTGTGCCGTCTTCGCTGACTGCCGAGCCGTTCTATACCAAATTAGGTTTTCATACGGTGCGCGACGTTTACCACGGCAGCGAGCGCACATTGGTGATGGAGAAGATCTTGTCTTCTCGCCATCCCATCGGGCCGTATCGCGACCGCCAACATCGCGCGCAAGTGGTCGCGTTGTGGCAGCAGGCGTTTGGTTATGACACGGCGCATAACCTGCCGAGCCTGGCGATCGATAAGAAGTTGGCGGTGAATGACGGGTTGTTCTTTGTCGCGACGGATAAAAAAACCGTGATCGGGACAATTCTTGCCGGCTACGACGGCCATCGCGGCTGGCTGTATTCGGTGGCCGTACACACTGACTATCGGCGCCATGGCCTGGGTTCTTCGCTGGTGCGGTATGCGGAACAGGCACTGACGGCGTTGGGCTGCATGAAAATCAATCTGCAGATCACCAGCGGCAATGATGCGGTGGCGGGGTTTTACGAGGCATTGGGGTATGGGGCGGAGCCGAGGATCAGCATGGGCAAGAAGATTGTCGTGAATATCCCCAAAGATGCTTGA
- a CDS encoding Lrp/AsnC family transcriptional regulator: MDTKANGPHSSPALDRIDEAIIDVLRHQGRITYEKLSSLVHLTPRPCLERVRKLERRGVIRGYGAIIDVQMVSPGLSLLVLVALSNQSGRSAQKAFEACVKACPQVFECQLISGPFDYSLRMRCRDMEHYRVLTETWLNNDELHIDKLVAHPELAVVKNTATELA, from the coding sequence ATGGATACCAAGGCCAACGGACCCCATAGCTCCCCCGCACTGGATCGCATCGATGAGGCGATCATCGATGTGTTGCGCCACCAGGGGCGGATCACCTACGAAAAGCTCTCGTCGCTGGTGCACCTGACCCCCAGGCCCTGCCTGGAGCGCGTGCGCAAGTTGGAACGGCGCGGGGTAATCCGTGGCTACGGCGCGATCATCGATGTGCAGATGGTCTCACCGGGCCTGTCGCTGCTGGTGCTGGTGGCCTTGTCCAACCAAAGCGGGCGTTCGGCGCAAAAGGCCTTCGAAGCGTGCGTAAAAGCCTGCCCCCAGGTGTTTGAATGCCAACTGATCAGCGGGCCGTTCGACTACAGCCTGCGCATGCGCTGCCGGGATATGGAGCACTACCGGGTGCTGACGGAAACCTGGCTGAACAACGATGAATTGCACATTGATAAGCTGGTGGCGCATCCGGAACTGGCGGTCGTCAAGAACACTGCCACAGAGCTGGCCTGA